One Rhizophagus irregularis chromosome 5, complete sequence DNA window includes the following coding sequences:
- a CDS encoding uncharacterized protein (SECRETED:cutsite_VQS-AT; SECRETED:prob_0.8737); SECRETED:SignalP(1-18), whose amino-acid sequence MKLIFVTFFLIIITIVQSATLNNYPNTNNHLVRRHASQIKYSNLQNTSSYIEKSPDNLRVSSGLKRDALPYRGGGRQKREAAAYWGGGRQKRKTLPYRGGGGQKCEAAAYWECSGQKREALPYRGRQKREAAAYRGGGGQKREALPYRGGGGQKREAAAYQDGVRQKREALVNH is encoded by the exons atgaaacttatttttgttactttttttttaataattatcacAATTGTTCAAAGTGCAACTTTAAACAATTACCCAAATACTAACAACCATCTTGTTAGACGTCATGCTAGTCAAATTAAATActcaaatttacaaaatactTCGTCATATATAGAAAAAAGTCCAGATAATTTAAGAGTATCGAGTGGGCTAAAACGTGACGCTTTACCGTATCGAGGAGGTGGTAGACAAAAACGTGAAGCAGCTGCGTATTGGGGAGGTGGCAGGCAAAAACGCAAGACATTACCATATCGCGGAGGTGGTGGACAAAAATGTGAAGCAGCCGCGTATTGGGAATGTAGCGGACAAAAACGCGAAGCATTACCGTATC GTGGTAGACAAAAACGTGAAGCAGCCGCGTATCGGGGAGGTGGCGGACAAAAACGTGAAGCATTACCGTATCGTGGAGGAGGTGGACAAAAACGTGAAGCAGCTGCGTATCAGGATGGTGTCAGACAAAAGCGCGAAGCATTAGTGAATCATTAA